A part of Populus alba chromosome 8, ASM523922v2, whole genome shotgun sequence genomic DNA contains:
- the LOC118055749 gene encoding putative cyclin-B3-1 codes for MVAAKGKVSVGMNPVAEDAHTCRTGVRTFKVYSENEKNKDAASIKSARDSFLPARRIPNKGYPPANASDSKGSSKIVGKNNCKHDNSGLNVNQNIRRKALADVSNVQSGNARDVAYDVSKPMISVGPGSRTTNLSSRISAKGKMRDNPSQKAGDLHASRKAGAKDLRVSLEDQKTNAKNHGHESTVNNSRRNARNFVAVMRKSLPALKRVSHADASNAKENDGSSEETNNISGFPVKVKASKKVVPQVGMGRKDLWRNRVSDGFILMAPRDQNNAEVRVSRKSVRPILKTEINASSHYKTSRSKCISSLSKSKSIAPISSKKKKPVTSFPENMPLVIANEVTQGEPSSDNNKMSGANHKSDVITIGKSSRRRSYTLLLMTRSKLLEEHGEVIEQEKLPSIDDTSNQLEVAEYVDAIYKYYWILEVQNSSLENYMAIQTDITPQMRGIVINWLIEVHFKFELMPETLYLMVTLLDRYLSQAQIKKNELQLVGLTALFLASKYEDFWHPRIKDLISISAESYSRDQMLLMVRGQMLLMEKLLLKNLKFRLNEPTPYVFMLRFLKAAQSDMKLEHLAFYLIELCLVEYKALKFKPSMLCASAIYVARSTLQMAPAWTPLLARHAHYQVSQIRDCAEMILRFQKDARTSQLRVTYEKYMRPDLSGVAAIKPLSELPL; via the exons ATGGTGGCCGCTAAA GGAAAAGTCAGCGTGGGCATGAATCCAGTTGCTGAAGATGCCCATACCTGCCGAACAG gtGTTAGAACTTTTAAAGTTTAttcagaaaatgaaaagaataaggATGCTGCTAGCAT TAAATCTGCCAGGGATAGTTTTCTTCCTGCAAG AAGGATACCTAACAAAGGATATCCTCCTGCCAATGCAAGTGATTCAAAG GGGAGCTCGAAAATTGTGGGGAAGAACAATTGCAAACATGACAATTCTGGACTGAATG taaatcaaaatatcagAAGAAAAGCATTGGCTGATGTAAGCAATGTGCAGAGCGGTAATGCAAGGGATGTGGCATATGATGTTTCAAAACCAAT GATTTCGGTGGGTCCAGGCTCTAGGACTACGAATCTTTCATCAAGAATATCTGCTAAG GGAAAAATGAGGGATAATCCAAGTCAAAAGGCTGGTGACCTTCATGCTTCTAGGAAAG CAGGCGCTAAAGATCTAAGGGTCTCTTTAGAAGATCAGAAGACCAACGCCAAGAATCATGGTCATGAATCCACCGTTAACAATAGCAG gaggAATGCAAGGAATTTTGTTGCAGTGATGAG GAAGTCTCTACCAGCGCTAAAGAGGGTGAGCCATGCAGATGCAAGTAATGCAAAG GAAAATGATGGAAGCTCTGAGGAAACTAATAATATTAGTGGGTTTCCTG TTAAGGTTAAAGCGAGTAAGAAAGTAGTACCTCAGGTGGGCATGGGTAGGAAAGATCTATGGAGAAATAGAGTGAGTGATGGCTTCATATTAAT GGCCCCTAGGGATCAAAATAATGCTGAAGTTCGTGTATCCAGAAAATCTGTCAGG CCAATACTAAAGACTGAAATCAATGCTTCCAGTCACTATAAGACATCAAGATCAAAGTGCATCTCTAGTTTGAGCAAATCCAAGTCCATTGCTCCtatatcatcaaagaaaaaaaaacctgtgaCATCTTTCCCAGAAAACATGCCCTTGGTGATTGCCAATGAAGTTACTCAAGGAGAACCTTCATCTGACAACAACAAGATGTCGGGTGCTAATCACAAATCAGATGTCATCACCATAGGAAAATCAAGTCGAAGGAGATCTTATACATTGTTATTAATGACAAGATCAAAG TTACTAGAGGAACATGGTGAAGTTATTGAGCAGGAAAAGCTACCAAGTATAGATGATACTTCCAATCAACTGGAAGTTGCTGAATATGTTGACGCGATATATAAGTACTATTGGATTTTGGAG gtGCAGAATTCATCTCTGGAAAATTACATGGCAATTCAAACAGACATTACACCTCAAATGCGGGGCATAGTTATCAACTGGTTAATTGAA GTACactttaaatttgaattaatgcCAGAAACTCTTTATCTTATGGTCACATTGTTAGATCGATACCTATCTCAAGCCCAAATTAAGAAGAATGAGCTGCAGTTGGTTGGTCTTACAGCACTGTTTCTGGCATCAAAATATGAAGATTTTTGGCATCCTagg ATCAAAGATTTAATTAGCATCTCAGCAGAGTCGTACTCAAGAGACCAAATGCTTCTAATGGTAAGAGGCCAAATGCTTCTAATG GAGAAGCTTTTACTGAAGAATTTGAAGTTTCGTCTAAATGAGCCAACTCCATATGTTTTCATGTTAAGGTTTCTCAAGGCTGCTCAATCAGACATGAAG CTTGAACATTTAGCATTCTACCTCATTGAGCTCTGCTTGGTTGAATACAAAGCTTTAAAGTTCAAACCTTCAATGCTATGTGCGTCAGCTATCTATGTTGCACGGTCTACCTTGCAAATGGCTCCAGCTTGGACCCCTCTGCTTGCCAGACACGCACACTATCAAGTCTCCCAAATCAG GGACTGTGCTGAGATGATATTGAGATTTCAAAAGGATGCAAGAACATCACAATTGAGAGTCACATATGAGAAGTACATGAGGCCTGATCTCAGTGGTGTTGCAGCAATAAAACCCTTGAGTGAACTTCCGCTTTGA
- the LOC118055748 gene encoding uncharacterized protein isoform X1 — translation MAAYEDLPPSMIKKLAKELKNLESPPEGILGVNDYDFSVSEAGIEVPAVTAYKNNISRMKQLLSHDFRRPPPKGGSSDQESIGSETKRSSVSSGSRSRIHKEFLSRFVDSQTLTARLEDWFELISEQSGKKKSAFNVPFELIELQKFDYALEGVSFQQLVRMPNAVYASTSDAAEATAYLAIEDFLHASVKGLWEAFWSQDDPIPFSVACLYNENLKFYQAEKAIGNGKLSGLCATGVLLDNPRHAHGKWDHILELALLRPHIRSVAAGSDQKLSLSVLGEALFYALRMLLSRSLSKLNFSQSPNCAYVLLVDSQYGGVVKVEGDVDKLEFDVYNVYDCSVDWIKKHCKVSVSPIDRIWNKLGNANWGDIGALQVLFATFHCIVQYAGMPKHSIEDLAADHGSRLQTRRVARQLGDSRVNGHGLFQFQQQSVSPEIVEVPDESIKIKSEEFIMKLDVGSVLWLEDSDQQKGYQINDVVHNNELRYYIASPVKDPGKSLFLYVGSHPSQLEPAWEDMDLWFQVQRQTKILTVMRQKGLSSKYLPQLSASGRIVHPGRCQKPSSGGNCDHPWCGTPILVTNPVGETVADMVNAGRFGLDEAIRCCHDCLSALSTTTSADIRHGDIRPENIICVRSGVRHPYFVLVGWGHAILEDRDRPAMNLHFSSTYALQERKLCSASDAESLVYVLYFACGGALPDLDSVEGALQWRETSWSRRLIQLKLGEVSTVLKAFADYVDSLCGTPYPIDYDIWLRRLRRNIHDDDHGKQVDTSG, via the exons ATG GCAGCATATGAAGATCTGCCACCCAGCATGATAAAGAAACTAGCAAAGGAATTGAAGAATCTTGAATCCCCGCCTGAGGGCATTTTAGGGGTAaatgattatgatttttcagTCTCAGAAGCTGGTATTGAAGTCCCAG CTGTAActgcatataaaaataatatttctcgCATGAAGCAGCTATTGTCTCATGACTTTAGACGCCCTCCTCCAAAAG GTGGATCATCAGACCAAGAATCGATTGGGTCTGAGACAAAAAGATCTAGTGTATCATCTGGCAGTAGGTCTCGTATCCACAAAGAGTTTCTTTCTAGGTTTGTGGACAGTCAAACTCTAACAGCCAGACTTGAAGACTGGTTTGAATTGATATCAGAACAGTCTGGGAAAAAAAAGTCTGCATTTAATGTTCCATTTGAGTTGATAGAACTTCAAAAGTTTGATTATGCATTGGAAGGGGTGTCATTTCAGCAGCTGGTTCGAATGCCCAATGCTGTCTATGCTTCAACGTCTGATGCTGCAGAAGCAACTGCTTATCTTGCCATTGAAGACTTTCTACATGCAAGTGTGAAGGGCTTGTGGGAGGCATTTTGGAGTCAGGATGATCCCATTCCTTTCTCAGTTGCTTGTCTATACAATGAAAACTTGAAATTCTACCAGGCTGAGAAAGCAATAGGTAATGGAAAGCTCAGTGGTCTTTGTGCCACTGGTGTATTACTTGACAACCCTAGACATGCACATGGAAAGTGGGACCATATTCTTGAACTGGCCCTTCTAAGGCCTCATATTAGAAGTGTTGCTGCAGGAAGTGACCAGAAACTCTCTTTATCTGTTCTGGGTGAGGCTCTCTTCTATGCTTTACGCATGCTGCTATCAAGAAGCTTGagcaaattgaatttttctcagAGTCCTAATTGTGCGTATGTTCTTCTTGTTGATTCTCAATATGGAGGGGTTGTAAAAGTTGAAGGGGATGTAGATAAATTGGAGTTTGATGTGTATAATGTTTATGACTGTTCTGtggattggataaaaaaacattgtaaagTCTCAGTCTCTCCTATTGATAGGATCTGGAACAAACTTGGAAATGCCAACTGGGGAGACATTGGTGCTCTACAGGTACTTTTTGCTACTTTCCATTGTATTGTACAGTATGCAGGGATGCCGAAGCACTCAATTGAAGATTTAGCAGCTGATCATGGTTCTCGCCTCCAAACAAGAAGAGTGGCAAGGCAGTTAGGGGATTCCAGAGTTAATGGCCACGGACTATTTCAGTTTCAGCAACAGAGTGTTTCTCCTGAAATCGTTGAAGTTCCAGATGaatccataaaaataaagtcTGAAGAGTTTATAATGAAGCTGGATGTGGGATCTGTACTGTGGTTGGAGGACTCAGACCAGCAAAAAGGTTATCAGATCAATGATGTCGTGCACAATAATGAACTGCGGTATTACATTGCATCTCCTGTTAAAGATCCTGGTAAATCTTTGTTTCTTTATGTTGGTTCTCATCCTTCTCAACTGGAACCGGCATGGGAAGATATGGATTTGTGGTTTCAAGTCCAAAGGCAAACTAAAATATTGACTGTTATGAGACAGAAAGGTTTATCTAGTAAATATCTACCACAGTTGAGTGCTTCTGGCAGGATTGTTCACCCTGGACGGTGTCAAAAACCCAGCTCAGGTGGGAACTGTGATCACCCATGGTGTGGTACTCCTATTCTTGTTACCAATCCTGTTGGCGAGACAGTTGCTGATATGGTAAATGCTGGCAGATTTGGTTTGGATGAGGCTATCAGGTGTTGTCATGATTGTTTATCTGCACTTTCTACTACTACTTCTGCTGACATTCGGCATGGAGACATTCGGCCAGAGAACATAATTTGTGTGAGGTCTGGTGTGAGGCATCcttattttgttcttgttggTTGGGGTCATGCGATTCTTGAAGACAGGGATCGTCCTGCGATGAATCTCCATTTTTCATCTACCTATGCGCTTCAGGAGAGAAAATTGTGCTCAGCTTCAGATGCAGAGAGCCTGGTATATGTGCTCTACTTTGCCTGTGGTGGAGCTTTGCCTGATTTAGATTCGGTTGAGGGGGCATTGCAATGGAGAGAGACCTCATGGTCAAGAAGATTGATTCAGCTGAAGCTTGGTGAGGTATCAACTGTGTTAAAAGCATTTGCTGATTATGTAGACAGTCTATGTGGGACACCATATCCTATAGATTATGATATATGGCTAAGAAGGTTAAGGAGAAATATTCATGATGATGACCATGGAAAGCAAGTTGACACATCTGGTTAG
- the LOC118055748 gene encoding uncharacterized protein isoform X2, which translates to MIKKLAKELKNLESPPEGILGVNDYDFSVSEAGIEVPAVTAYKNNISRMKQLLSHDFRRPPPKGGSSDQESIGSETKRSSVSSGSRSRIHKEFLSRFVDSQTLTARLEDWFELISEQSGKKKSAFNVPFELIELQKFDYALEGVSFQQLVRMPNAVYASTSDAAEATAYLAIEDFLHASVKGLWEAFWSQDDPIPFSVACLYNENLKFYQAEKAIGNGKLSGLCATGVLLDNPRHAHGKWDHILELALLRPHIRSVAAGSDQKLSLSVLGEALFYALRMLLSRSLSKLNFSQSPNCAYVLLVDSQYGGVVKVEGDVDKLEFDVYNVYDCSVDWIKKHCKVSVSPIDRIWNKLGNANWGDIGALQVLFATFHCIVQYAGMPKHSIEDLAADHGSRLQTRRVARQLGDSRVNGHGLFQFQQQSVSPEIVEVPDESIKIKSEEFIMKLDVGSVLWLEDSDQQKGYQINDVVHNNELRYYIASPVKDPGKSLFLYVGSHPSQLEPAWEDMDLWFQVQRQTKILTVMRQKGLSSKYLPQLSASGRIVHPGRCQKPSSGGNCDHPWCGTPILVTNPVGETVADMVNAGRFGLDEAIRCCHDCLSALSTTTSADIRHGDIRPENIICVRSGVRHPYFVLVGWGHAILEDRDRPAMNLHFSSTYALQERKLCSASDAESLVYVLYFACGGALPDLDSVEGALQWRETSWSRRLIQLKLGEVSTVLKAFADYVDSLCGTPYPIDYDIWLRRLRRNIHDDDHGKQVDTSG; encoded by the exons ATGATAAAGAAACTAGCAAAGGAATTGAAGAATCTTGAATCCCCGCCTGAGGGCATTTTAGGGGTAaatgattatgatttttcagTCTCAGAAGCTGGTATTGAAGTCCCAG CTGTAActgcatataaaaataatatttctcgCATGAAGCAGCTATTGTCTCATGACTTTAGACGCCCTCCTCCAAAAG GTGGATCATCAGACCAAGAATCGATTGGGTCTGAGACAAAAAGATCTAGTGTATCATCTGGCAGTAGGTCTCGTATCCACAAAGAGTTTCTTTCTAGGTTTGTGGACAGTCAAACTCTAACAGCCAGACTTGAAGACTGGTTTGAATTGATATCAGAACAGTCTGGGAAAAAAAAGTCTGCATTTAATGTTCCATTTGAGTTGATAGAACTTCAAAAGTTTGATTATGCATTGGAAGGGGTGTCATTTCAGCAGCTGGTTCGAATGCCCAATGCTGTCTATGCTTCAACGTCTGATGCTGCAGAAGCAACTGCTTATCTTGCCATTGAAGACTTTCTACATGCAAGTGTGAAGGGCTTGTGGGAGGCATTTTGGAGTCAGGATGATCCCATTCCTTTCTCAGTTGCTTGTCTATACAATGAAAACTTGAAATTCTACCAGGCTGAGAAAGCAATAGGTAATGGAAAGCTCAGTGGTCTTTGTGCCACTGGTGTATTACTTGACAACCCTAGACATGCACATGGAAAGTGGGACCATATTCTTGAACTGGCCCTTCTAAGGCCTCATATTAGAAGTGTTGCTGCAGGAAGTGACCAGAAACTCTCTTTATCTGTTCTGGGTGAGGCTCTCTTCTATGCTTTACGCATGCTGCTATCAAGAAGCTTGagcaaattgaatttttctcagAGTCCTAATTGTGCGTATGTTCTTCTTGTTGATTCTCAATATGGAGGGGTTGTAAAAGTTGAAGGGGATGTAGATAAATTGGAGTTTGATGTGTATAATGTTTATGACTGTTCTGtggattggataaaaaaacattgtaaagTCTCAGTCTCTCCTATTGATAGGATCTGGAACAAACTTGGAAATGCCAACTGGGGAGACATTGGTGCTCTACAGGTACTTTTTGCTACTTTCCATTGTATTGTACAGTATGCAGGGATGCCGAAGCACTCAATTGAAGATTTAGCAGCTGATCATGGTTCTCGCCTCCAAACAAGAAGAGTGGCAAGGCAGTTAGGGGATTCCAGAGTTAATGGCCACGGACTATTTCAGTTTCAGCAACAGAGTGTTTCTCCTGAAATCGTTGAAGTTCCAGATGaatccataaaaataaagtcTGAAGAGTTTATAATGAAGCTGGATGTGGGATCTGTACTGTGGTTGGAGGACTCAGACCAGCAAAAAGGTTATCAGATCAATGATGTCGTGCACAATAATGAACTGCGGTATTACATTGCATCTCCTGTTAAAGATCCTGGTAAATCTTTGTTTCTTTATGTTGGTTCTCATCCTTCTCAACTGGAACCGGCATGGGAAGATATGGATTTGTGGTTTCAAGTCCAAAGGCAAACTAAAATATTGACTGTTATGAGACAGAAAGGTTTATCTAGTAAATATCTACCACAGTTGAGTGCTTCTGGCAGGATTGTTCACCCTGGACGGTGTCAAAAACCCAGCTCAGGTGGGAACTGTGATCACCCATGGTGTGGTACTCCTATTCTTGTTACCAATCCTGTTGGCGAGACAGTTGCTGATATGGTAAATGCTGGCAGATTTGGTTTGGATGAGGCTATCAGGTGTTGTCATGATTGTTTATCTGCACTTTCTACTACTACTTCTGCTGACATTCGGCATGGAGACATTCGGCCAGAGAACATAATTTGTGTGAGGTCTGGTGTGAGGCATCcttattttgttcttgttggTTGGGGTCATGCGATTCTTGAAGACAGGGATCGTCCTGCGATGAATCTCCATTTTTCATCTACCTATGCGCTTCAGGAGAGAAAATTGTGCTCAGCTTCAGATGCAGAGAGCCTGGTATATGTGCTCTACTTTGCCTGTGGTGGAGCTTTGCCTGATTTAGATTCGGTTGAGGGGGCATTGCAATGGAGAGAGACCTCATGGTCAAGAAGATTGATTCAGCTGAAGCTTGGTGAGGTATCAACTGTGTTAAAAGCATTTGCTGATTATGTAGACAGTCTATGTGGGACACCATATCCTATAGATTATGATATATGGCTAAGAAGGTTAAGGAGAAATATTCATGATGATGACCATGGAAAGCAAGTTGACACATCTGGTTAG
- the LOC118055748 gene encoding uncharacterized protein isoform X3 — MKQLLSHDFRRPPPKGGSSDQESIGSETKRSSVSSGSRSRIHKEFLSRFVDSQTLTARLEDWFELISEQSGKKKSAFNVPFELIELQKFDYALEGVSFQQLVRMPNAVYASTSDAAEATAYLAIEDFLHASVKGLWEAFWSQDDPIPFSVACLYNENLKFYQAEKAIGNGKLSGLCATGVLLDNPRHAHGKWDHILELALLRPHIRSVAAGSDQKLSLSVLGEALFYALRMLLSRSLSKLNFSQSPNCAYVLLVDSQYGGVVKVEGDVDKLEFDVYNVYDCSVDWIKKHCKVSVSPIDRIWNKLGNANWGDIGALQVLFATFHCIVQYAGMPKHSIEDLAADHGSRLQTRRVARQLGDSRVNGHGLFQFQQQSVSPEIVEVPDESIKIKSEEFIMKLDVGSVLWLEDSDQQKGYQINDVVHNNELRYYIASPVKDPGKSLFLYVGSHPSQLEPAWEDMDLWFQVQRQTKILTVMRQKGLSSKYLPQLSASGRIVHPGRCQKPSSGGNCDHPWCGTPILVTNPVGETVADMVNAGRFGLDEAIRCCHDCLSALSTTTSADIRHGDIRPENIICVRSGVRHPYFVLVGWGHAILEDRDRPAMNLHFSSTYALQERKLCSASDAESLVYVLYFACGGALPDLDSVEGALQWRETSWSRRLIQLKLGEVSTVLKAFADYVDSLCGTPYPIDYDIWLRRLRRNIHDDDHGKQVDTSG, encoded by the exons ATGAAGCAGCTATTGTCTCATGACTTTAGACGCCCTCCTCCAAAAG GTGGATCATCAGACCAAGAATCGATTGGGTCTGAGACAAAAAGATCTAGTGTATCATCTGGCAGTAGGTCTCGTATCCACAAAGAGTTTCTTTCTAGGTTTGTGGACAGTCAAACTCTAACAGCCAGACTTGAAGACTGGTTTGAATTGATATCAGAACAGTCTGGGAAAAAAAAGTCTGCATTTAATGTTCCATTTGAGTTGATAGAACTTCAAAAGTTTGATTATGCATTGGAAGGGGTGTCATTTCAGCAGCTGGTTCGAATGCCCAATGCTGTCTATGCTTCAACGTCTGATGCTGCAGAAGCAACTGCTTATCTTGCCATTGAAGACTTTCTACATGCAAGTGTGAAGGGCTTGTGGGAGGCATTTTGGAGTCAGGATGATCCCATTCCTTTCTCAGTTGCTTGTCTATACAATGAAAACTTGAAATTCTACCAGGCTGAGAAAGCAATAGGTAATGGAAAGCTCAGTGGTCTTTGTGCCACTGGTGTATTACTTGACAACCCTAGACATGCACATGGAAAGTGGGACCATATTCTTGAACTGGCCCTTCTAAGGCCTCATATTAGAAGTGTTGCTGCAGGAAGTGACCAGAAACTCTCTTTATCTGTTCTGGGTGAGGCTCTCTTCTATGCTTTACGCATGCTGCTATCAAGAAGCTTGagcaaattgaatttttctcagAGTCCTAATTGTGCGTATGTTCTTCTTGTTGATTCTCAATATGGAGGGGTTGTAAAAGTTGAAGGGGATGTAGATAAATTGGAGTTTGATGTGTATAATGTTTATGACTGTTCTGtggattggataaaaaaacattgtaaagTCTCAGTCTCTCCTATTGATAGGATCTGGAACAAACTTGGAAATGCCAACTGGGGAGACATTGGTGCTCTACAGGTACTTTTTGCTACTTTCCATTGTATTGTACAGTATGCAGGGATGCCGAAGCACTCAATTGAAGATTTAGCAGCTGATCATGGTTCTCGCCTCCAAACAAGAAGAGTGGCAAGGCAGTTAGGGGATTCCAGAGTTAATGGCCACGGACTATTTCAGTTTCAGCAACAGAGTGTTTCTCCTGAAATCGTTGAAGTTCCAGATGaatccataaaaataaagtcTGAAGAGTTTATAATGAAGCTGGATGTGGGATCTGTACTGTGGTTGGAGGACTCAGACCAGCAAAAAGGTTATCAGATCAATGATGTCGTGCACAATAATGAACTGCGGTATTACATTGCATCTCCTGTTAAAGATCCTGGTAAATCTTTGTTTCTTTATGTTGGTTCTCATCCTTCTCAACTGGAACCGGCATGGGAAGATATGGATTTGTGGTTTCAAGTCCAAAGGCAAACTAAAATATTGACTGTTATGAGACAGAAAGGTTTATCTAGTAAATATCTACCACAGTTGAGTGCTTCTGGCAGGATTGTTCACCCTGGACGGTGTCAAAAACCCAGCTCAGGTGGGAACTGTGATCACCCATGGTGTGGTACTCCTATTCTTGTTACCAATCCTGTTGGCGAGACAGTTGCTGATATGGTAAATGCTGGCAGATTTGGTTTGGATGAGGCTATCAGGTGTTGTCATGATTGTTTATCTGCACTTTCTACTACTACTTCTGCTGACATTCGGCATGGAGACATTCGGCCAGAGAACATAATTTGTGTGAGGTCTGGTGTGAGGCATCcttattttgttcttgttggTTGGGGTCATGCGATTCTTGAAGACAGGGATCGTCCTGCGATGAATCTCCATTTTTCATCTACCTATGCGCTTCAGGAGAGAAAATTGTGCTCAGCTTCAGATGCAGAGAGCCTGGTATATGTGCTCTACTTTGCCTGTGGTGGAGCTTTGCCTGATTTAGATTCGGTTGAGGGGGCATTGCAATGGAGAGAGACCTCATGGTCAAGAAGATTGATTCAGCTGAAGCTTGGTGAGGTATCAACTGTGTTAAAAGCATTTGCTGATTATGTAGACAGTCTATGTGGGACACCATATCCTATAGATTATGATATATGGCTAAGAAGGTTAAGGAGAAATATTCATGATGATGACCATGGAAAGCAAGTTGACACATCTGGTTAG
- the LOC118055746 gene encoding metal tolerance protein 9 → MASRQSSPRTDSLDYRTELLSPAATGGNVSTMTREPSWQLSMDKFQLPERRMDNHFGFGYFLKTLRRQKRISEYYRRQEKLVGGFHEVDSFIELGILPGSLSEDEMKQLARNERGAIYASNVANLVLFLAKVYASTESRSLAVIASTLDSFLDLLSGFILWFTAHTMRKPNNFQYPIGKQRMQPVGIVIFASVMATLGLQILFESGRELITRAQPERDPDKEKWMIGIMVSATVVKFVLTVYCRRFSNEIVRAYAQDHFFDVITNSIGLGTAVLAIKFYWWIDPIGAILIALYTMGNWAKTVVENVWSLIGRTAPPEYLAKLTYLIWNHHKDIKHIETVRAYTFGCQYFVEVHIVLPQDMSLDQAHNIGETLEEKLEQLPEVERAFVHVDFDTTHHLEHKSKRP, encoded by the exons ATGGCGAGCAGACAGAGCAGTCCTCGAACAGATTCGTTAGACTATCGAACGGAGCTTCTATCACCTGCTGCGACAGGAGGGAATGTGAGCACGATGACAAGGGAGCCGTCTTGGCAACTAAGTATGGATAAGTTCCAGTTGCCAGAGAGGCGGATGGATAATCATTTTGGCTTTGGATATTTTCTTAAAACACTAA GGAGACAAAAGAGAATTTCAGAATACTACAGAAGGCAGGAAAAGCTTGTCGGGGGATTCCATGAGGTGGACTCGTTCATTGAGTTGGGCATTTTGCCTGGAAGTTTAAGCGAG GATGAAATGAAACAGCTTGCAAGAAATGAGAGAGGGGCAATATATGCATCAAATGTAGCCAACTTGGTGCTTTTCCTGGCAAAAGTGTATGCTTCTACTGAGAGCAGATCATTGGCAGTGATAGCTTCAACTTTGGACTCCTTCTTGGATTTATTGTCAGGGTTTATTTTGTGGTTTACTGCTCATACTATGAGAAAaccaaataattttcaatatccTATTGGCAAGCAAAGAATGCAGCCTGTG ggaaTAGTTATTTTTGCATCAGTAATGGCAACTCTTGGATTACAGATATTATTCGAGTCAGGAAGAGAACTTATTACAAGG GCTCAGCCAGAAAGAGATCCTGACAAAGAAAAGTGGATGATTGGCATTATGGTCTCTGCCACAGTGGTAAAATTTGTTCTCACGGTATATTGCCGCAGATTCAGCAATGAGATTGTTAGAGCATATGCTCAAGATCACTTCTTCGATGTCATTACAAATTCAATTGGTCTAGGGACAGCAGTGTTAGCTATCAAGTTTTACTGGTGGATTGATCCTATTGGAGCCATCCTT ATAGCTTTATATACGATGGGCAATTGGGCAAAGACAGTCGTGGAGAATGTTTGGTCATTAATAGGGAGGACAGCTCCTCCAGAGTATTTAGCTAAGCTGACGTATCTAATCTGGAACCATCACAAGGATATTAAGCACATTGAAACTGTTAGAGCATACACATTTGGTTGTCAGTACTTTGTGGAGGTTCATATAGTCTTACCACAGGATATGTCTCTTGATCAAGCACATAATATTGGGGAGACACTAGAAGAGAAGCTGGAACAACTTCCTGAAGTAGAAAGAGCTTTTGTCCATGTGGATTTTGATACCACCCATCATCTGGAGCACAAGTCCAAACGTCCATGA